The window CATCCATTTTTCTTCTCACAGTAGACATTAGAAATGAGAAGCTTATTGCCATTCTTGCTCAAAAActtgagaagagaaaggagactaGAGTGCAAATAATGGTTTTAGAATTGGAGGGAAGTTGGATATCCCCGGATATGAAGCTGTTGAATATTTCTTTGCTGAAATCATCTGCAAGCATAACTTCTGGGATGAGAATATCTTCTTGGCTTCTCTACAGAATCCCCTGCAGATTCAAAAGTCGTTTCTTAAGCAATCGCAGCAACTGAAGTGGATATATGCTACCAGATGGTCCAAATAAAAGAACTGACTGCTGGTGAAAGTTAATGAAATTTTCATTGTCAGAAAGCCAAGTGAAAGACTTGAGAATAAGAAGATTCCGTAGGCCCAGCTTTGATCTCTTGGGTGGGAGAGTCAAAGAATAGAAACTAAGGTGATAGATAAAGCACCagaaatatatcaaaacaaaTTCTAAGACAGGTCAGAAGCAAGCGCTGGTAGCTGGAATTTCACAGAAGTTGCAGGACACAGCACGCAAACAAGCAAGTCCTTGGTCTGTCCCTGCATGGGTTCCCCACTCTGCAGCTCTGCCTCACATCCTTCTAGCTCCAGGAGCTTAGAAAAGCAAGTCATTGTTGAGGCACAGGTCtcacagaaataaacacatcggttgtttttggttttttgagatccatgatcatttattaaaaagaaagcagcagGGACAAAACTGTGTAGAAAAACATGGGactaaaaaagtaatttttccatttattccatttacattttccttttgatatatATGCACCAGAGCAATGTAGGATAAAAATTTGTGTCtgagaaacaaatggaaaaattacaAGGGACTAGGGACAGCTTAAAAAATAGGACTGGTTAGATAAATTTGTTTTTGAGGcaaatatttcattcaattaaCAATGAGATTTTCCCCCCCTTagcttatttaaagattttatgtgttctTGATACTACAAAAGAAAATCTGGGAGATATGaacattgtgttttattttaaactaatagAATCACACATACAAAATCCCCTAAATTTTACTAGTACGCAGCTTGATTTGaaacaaaaatgcattttaagaagATTACTGTATCTATAAATTACTTGATTCATATggaataaattttacttaatttttaaaaagattttatttatttattcatgagacacacacacacacacacacacacacacacagaggcagagggagagatagcctccatgtgggaagcccaatgaggggctcgaccccaggaccaccacctgagtcaaaggcagacgctcaaccactgagccacccaggtgccctggaataaattttactttaacgCTGAAAAGACTGAGCAGAGGTAGAAGAGTGGTAATAGCATGTGTGAGCTTAAGACTCATACTAAGCTATGTGTGACTTTGCACAAGCTACTTAACTGCTTGTCAAGCTGCTGCCTCttctggaaaatacaaataataacaatatttgtCTCATAAGACtattgttaggattaaatgagataatgcagcTAAACACAGTACAGTGTTTGGCAGATGACGAGTGTCCAAAATACTAGCTATTCTTTCCTGTTAAGTTTTTAAGTAAATTAGGTGGTATTATATTCCCAACATATGTTTCTAAATAAAACTGTTAGCTTTGTAAAGGGCACAAGaagctatgttttctttttctttttttcaaagattttgtttatttatttatagagacacagagagagaatgagaggcagagacacaggcagagggagaagcaggctccatgcagagagcctgacgcgggactcgatccagggtctccaggatcacgccccaggctgcaggcggcaccaaactgctgcaccaccggggctgcccagaaggtATGTTTTCAATCTTTTTCCCACaccacacaaaaaacaaaaatgaatatgttACTCTCAATCTCATATTGCTCAAAATTCCACACATCTTGTTGCGCTGAGTCGGTAATTTTTCTTTCACTCACAACACAAAGCAGACTCACAATCTAGGTCAAACCCAAATCTGTAAGTTTGTTTGTCTTGTGTTGACAGATAACTCAGGATAACATTTCCAGAGTTCTCCATTcgaatactgtattttaaatgaaGCCACTTATCCCGTTTTCGCAGAACCCCCAAAGGGAGCATACGCATGCAGATAACTGAGAAATACCAGTACTTCATCATAATACCTATGTTCTGACCCAACAATCTAATAATCCAGTGTATTCCAAGAAAACGGAGTCAGGACATAGCAAGACAGCCCATTTTGTTCCTATACTATTCGCAAAGGCAcaacaatatattttcttctcctctttctttttggtATACTTAACACAAATGGCTATCTATGGAGAATTGTGGGAAAATCTAGAAATTCAATGAGTAGAAACTGCAGGACTAAATTCCTTCTGTGACAAAGAAAACCTAGGAGTACCTTTAGGTATAACACTAAACACATCTACTACAGATTCACTATGGTGGGCAGAATAATAACCCAGAGATGTCTACATCTCCAGAACCCACAAATATGTTACCTCAtctggcaaaagggactttgcaatGCGGATCTTAGATGGAGAGGTTATGGATTGTCTGGGTGGGCCCAATGTCATCACACCGGTCCTCCACAGTAGAGAAAGCTGTGGTCAGAGATGGGACTGCAATTATGGAGGGAGGGTCTCAGAGATGCCATgttgctgactttgaagatggaggaagggatgtGGGTAGCCTCTAGGAGATGGAAAAGTCAAGATTCTCCCCTAAagctccagaaaggaacacagccctgctgacaccttgatatTAGCCCAGTGAGAATCATGTTGAACTTTTAacatatggatggatggatggaactataagataataaatctaTGTTGTCtgaagccactaaatttgtgataatttgttataaataaaaaccacagaaaaCTAACAGAGTCAATATTCTCATACCCTAGAATTTCAGGATCCAAATTGTATACTAACTACTATTTATTATCttacttatttgtatttatttttcaaagattttattttattttattaagcaggctccacacccaatgtgaggattgaactcacaaccctgagatcaacaagACTcagaatgagccagccaggtaacCCCTActatttatcatttcaaaatgtagTGCCTTTATGTTACATTGGGGTAGGCCACATTACATTAATTATTTCCAactttcaaaatactgaaaagaagggggggttattttttaattttaaaaaatatttatttattcatgagagacacagagaaaaaggcagagacacaggcagagggagaagcaggctttccatggGGAGTCTGACTGGGAACTCAAtaccaggaccatgggatcacgacctgagccaagagcagacactcaaccactgagccaccaggagtcccAAAAGGGGGAGGggtttaaaaacagattttaagaatTACTAGCATTGGCTTTCAGAGCTAAGACAACCTTATTCAAATACCATAGCTAGTCAATGTTAAACCGTTAATATAccgctttttcttttcctgaagagGTTTACAAACTGAATGCTAAAGATAACCTCTGACAGTTTATCTAAGAATAAAATGGGCTCTTTTACTGCACACGCACTCATACCCTGCCTCTACCAAAGGGCGTCAATTGACCAACACTCATCAGTACAACAACCTTCTCCGAGGCTGCTCAGgccctgtgtgtgtctgcatcCCACCCTCCACCAGTATATCCTTCTATGGGCTGGTCCCTGATGAAAATCAGCAGCAAGGAGCCTCCAAGGTTGACACCAACACTGCAACTCCGACATACCTTAGTTCGTCCATTTCCCgcttcttcttcatctcttccttttctctccttttcatctcCTGAATTTGGGCTTTTTTCTCATTCCTCTCTTCCCGGTCTCTGCATTCCTTCTCTGCTGCTAGGTCAGGGAACCGCTCCATTTTGGTCTTTTCCAACCGGTTCAGGATCTCATTCACTTTCTTCTCCACAGTCACAATTTTCACCTTTGAGGGGGCCAGGAACAATATTGAATCTTTATTGTAGGTTTTGCCCCCAGAACAGAGGAGATGCTTTCTAGGGGCCAGAGCAACCCAGCTGAAAGGGATTTAGAAAGCAGGCATCATGCTGAGCCTTCAGCAATGCTGGCAGGAAACAGAAAAGCCCAGGACTCCACTCCACCTCCTCTGGTGGTACGCAACACTTACATCCTTCTGCCTGTGAAAGCCTATCTGTCCCACATCCATGTCAGCTGTTTTCTTCAGGTTAGACCACGgtgtatataccacattaacGTTGTTCATCTTGCAGCCTGCCAAGAGAGACTGTCTTCAACATGCAGGTAGGAGGATACTGAGTAATGCACTCCCTCACCCACTGGCAAATTACCAAAAGCCAATGAAGGGAGAGGCTTAGCACAAACAGCCATCCAATGATTCAAATcaccaaatacttttttttaaaacccacccACAGAAGGAAAATGGTAAAGGTGACCAACACAATTCAAGCAAATGTATTACAAAGGAAAGCAGGAGTCTGTGGATTAGATTAGCTTCAGGGATTTCTGAGACTCCCAAATATTGAAGGCAAAATTTATGATATgcacttttttaaaaggagaaatgaacCAAACAAAGTTTCCTCAGTTCCCAAAAGGGTCCTTGCTCCAGGAAAGACTAAACAGCAAGATAAAGCAAAAAGCCATGGTCCAGGATTCAAAAGTCCCCCACTCTACCCTGGCACCAGCACAAACCAGCTGTGTCATTTAGGCAAAATCCCCATGGTTCCCAGAATCTCAGCTGAAACATGAGGAAATTGGACTAGTTCAGTAGGGTTTAACTGttgttgctgtttctttttcacatggaacctttttcccaaagaaaacatcaAAGTCATAAAAGTGGAGATGCTCTGGATGAAAGGGGTAGTGGGTACTCCATTCATTCCTCCTCCTACCTCCCTACTACCTCCACCTCacattttccctctgccccagacTGCTGCTCAGGCAGTTCTAAGAATCCCTGTTTAATCACTGGTCCAACACTCTTCAAGGCTCTTTTCAACATATTTCACAGTTTATTAAATCACAACATACACTGGAGAAATCTGGTGAACACCTCAAGTGGTCAAAATTAATGTCAACAAAAACGGGGCAAAATGGCACCACATGCCTCCTGACTGTAATGCACAAGATTTCCCTTATCCGGTATTCCTGCCTGAAAACGCATGTGGTCCTTTCTCAGATGGAAGCATCACACCAACCCAAATCACAGGGTATTCTACAACTGGTCTCCATTCAAAGTGTCAATGTCTTGAAAGACAAAGAGGTGTCTTTAGATTaaaagagactagaaaaaaaaaaaaaaaaaaagagactagagacttgatgtatataacatatgttcttggatcagaaaaaaaaatgctataaagggACAGTAGTGGGGCAATTGGGAAAACTTACATATGGACTATATAGCAAATAGTAGTATTCTATTCATGCTAAATTTCCTGAATTTGGTCACAGTAATGCAGTGACTCTTGTTCTTTGGACATGCTAAGGAGTAATGAGATCGAGAATCTTCCATCAAAtggttcagttaaaaaaaaaagtaataattagaATGTTATatagaaaaagcaaatacatacagaaaaattgctgagggcagcccaggtggctcggcggtttagcgccgccttcggcccagggcatgatcctggagacccaggatcaagtcccacgtcaggctccctgcatggagcctgcttctccctctgcctgtgtctctgcctctctctctctgtgtctctcatgaataaatacatttttaaaaatcaaaaaaaaaaaaaaaaaagaaagaaaaattgttgaATACAGGAGTCATATTTTTCTTAcaacttttctgtaggtttgaaagttttattcaaaattaagattttagaAAATCTCCATGTGTATGCTGCTATGGGAGATCCAAACATAGATTAGACAATGGGTCTCGCCTTCCCAGACTAAAGGAAGGCAGATAAGTACATAAGTAGTTACAATGAAAGGCAGAACTCGTcgggcacctgggtagctgagtcagttaagtgtctgccttcagctcaggtcatgttctcagggacctaggattgagctctgcatctgggtccctgctcattggggagtctgcttttccctctccctgcctctgctccccacgTGCTTactctctcccaaataataaaatcttaaaaaaaatgcagaactTGTCAAATGATATTGGAAGGGATATTGGAGGATATTGGAAGGATATTGGAAGTGCTAATGTAGCTCAGAGAGGGCAGTGATCACCCATACTTTAAGAAGGGAAAGGCTCTACTGGAGAGTTAACACAGTTTAGTGGTAAAGATAGAAGACTTTCATGTCAGATTGTCTGACTTCAGATGCACCCACTGCCATAATTCAGAGCTCTGAGACCTTCAGAAGGCTCCTTAACTACCTTAAGCTGAGCTCCCTCATCTCTAGAATGAAAGTAGTAATGCACATCTCAGTAGGGttgataaatgaaataatctgtaAAGTTTTTAGCACGGTGCTAGGCATATAATTAATGTTCAAGGTTAGCTATTAATGTTCAAGGTTAGCTATTACTACCATTACTACAACTACTGGGTAGGCCTTGAACCATAGCTTGCATCTAGACATGAGATGACTTGAGAAGCAGACAAACTGAGGGCAGAGGAGATAACGTAAGCAGAAGTATAAGGTAGGAAAACAGTCAATATGTGCTTTGGCTGGAGTGTGAAATATGTGATGGGAAAAGATGCCTGTAGTCAAAGCAGAGATGCTTAACTTCAGCTTAAGAAATCTGGACTTAATTGCACAGATAAGGTGAGGTGTGCCATAGAAAGTATCTAAGTTTTAGAAAGTTTAATCTGGCAAGATTCTATGAATAAACTAACTGATCAGATTCTGTGATGACAAACAAGTTTAACCTAACTCCCATGGTTCTGAGAGTCAAAGGAGGGGAAATATTTTAACAGCAACGCAAATGTAGTATCCTCAGCATTCTCTGCTGTCAACTCAGGAGTGAGGCTCCTGGGCTTAGTTCCTTATTCTGCTAAAGAGCTCTCTCATTGTGAAAGGCTGAAGTGGAGAGCAGAAGAAGGCTGTGGCATGACTCTTctgccttttctgttttctctagaaCTAGTAAACTataaagagattaagaaaaaagaggatgGATTGAGGATAAAGAGTCCAAAGATCCTTTAATAAAGCCACATCTGCTACCCAGGGGCATGGAAAGGGGACAAGAACATGTGAAAGAGGTTGCAACACACAAGAGGATaatgattgttttaattttattatttttactttaataacTGAAGCTCTTAACTGGAAATCTTAAAAACTCTGTTCTGCTCATAAAAATGGAATGTCTTAAAACTAAGTGCAATTTAATGATTTAAGGAGTTGAAAATCAGTGACTCTGCAAGACCAGACTTCTACTTTctttggctaagcatctgacccAGCTTTAATGAAAGCTGCCCAACTGAGATTTAGGAAACACAGTCTAAGTGATGAGGAAGGGATACACTGGCCAGCTCTTATCCTGTATTCACCAGCCCTAGTACCTGTTATCAGCTATGTGTCTGCCCTCTATCCAAACCATTATTTATTTCCAACCGTCTGGATCATCCCTCAACCTCACATCAAACCAAACTTACCTTTACTCTATCTGCTCTATGTCACACACCCCAAAATCCTACCTACTAGCTCAACCATTCTTAGCAGAACACCATCTCCTGACTCTCCTTTTTTAACTCCTATTTCCTCCTCCCAAATTGTCTTTCTTGACCTATATCAACTAATGACAGATTGAATCTACTACTGAGAGCAGAACTAAACAAATTCCAAGCCCAGAATTATAGGCCTCACCTAAAACAGGCCAATTGTTCTTAACGGTCTGTGTACATTACAATCTCCCAGAGAGTGCTATAAAAATACTGATACTCATGGATCACCCCAGACCAACTAAATGAGATTCTCTGGGAGATGAAAAGATCAACAGATTTGTTACCTTCAcaatacacagagagaaaaaagtatgaaagagaaggagaaagaataagtAGGAAACAGGGATATAAAGACCTGAATTCTAGAATTTAAGGATAAATGATAGAAAGACATCACACAATACTAAAAATAACCTGCCCTTATttccaaaagtctttttttaaagacatatttatttgatagagagaaagagagagagagagcaagagagagagagagattgcgtgtgtgtgcatgtgtgtgggaaGAGCAGACAGGGAGAATATTCAGGCAGACTCCCCtcttgagtgtggagcctgacttggggcttgatctcacgaggcatgagacctgagctaaaaccaagagtcagatgcttaacagactgagccacccatgagcccCCAAAAGTCTTTCAACATATAACATCAAGTAGGCAGATCTAGACAAGCTTCTAGTCCAGGTAAGGAAACATGATAGAAAGAGCTAAGAAAGGACCATGAACATTAGAGGGGTAAAGAGATTAGTTTTCAGTTCTTTCATAGGTAGCAGAACTGCCAccttaaagaacaaaacagaggaaaggcatattacatattatttgtCTGACTCAAGCCAAAGTCATTGACAGGTTCTCTAAAACATATTCAATTTCAGACACAGAATTTGGTGTTAATTCTGAAAACACCTCTAGGAAAACTGACCTTGAATGCTATTCGCCTTCACAAGATGGGCGCAGTCCATCAGGACTTCCTTTGGAATGTCTTCTATCTTCTCCccctgaaacataaaaataaggaagatgGTCCACCACCTTGTTACTGATCAATACTGGAGCACTTAGAAGGCTTTAGTGCCTCGGCACAATTTTATTAAAAGCAGAGGCTCTTCACTCTATCTCAGGACATTGAAAAATGAAGTCTATTATGGAATGTCTGAGAGAAAGCAGTACAAgtaatatggaaaatattaattcttaataAGTGGGGAAAAGGGTATTAAGGGAAACCACCAAAATATTAACTGTAATTATGTGTCAGGAACTTTACCCCCCTTTCTTGTTAATTCTCTTCACTCTTCTGGAAACTTTGTGGGAAAATAGTGCctatttttgataatagtcaaGTCTTCTTTGCTGAGGTCCCTACGACCTTCCTCTCAGAGATATCTTATTATCTTGGGTCTCAAATATCGTTTGAGGTAGGTCATTGATCAGCCTTAATTAGGAGCCCAGCTCTTGGCATGTTAGATATAACCACCCACCctaagggaaaaataatattgaCTCAATTTCTGTGTAGATACTATAACAAAGTCAAAGCTGAATAAGCAAAGCCattccaaaagaacaaaaatatttcaaaggcaGGGCAAGTGGGAATCACCTCAATACTCGTCCCAACTAGACATGGGATTAAAGAAGCACTTCTGTATGGGAATGAAATGTTCTACCTACCTAAATAACCTGAAATAAATTAAGCTTATTCCAtgatgtttttgaatttttttgtgtgttttaaaatggggatctctcaaataaacacattttgacCACCCCCCCAAAAGTGATTTAAGTTTTCCACTAATTTAATGACATATCTCATGCTGTGCAATTCCCTGACCACCTGCAGAAAGGATTCTGAATTTAACACCTTGATAACACAATGTCATTACTAAGAATATCAAGCATTACACCAGGACATATGGTGATAGTGATGCCTTCTGGATCTtctaaaatacacagaaacaaactGACCCTAtactaaataaatcaaaatgagtaattataaaacaaaacagctaTTGCTTTTTAAGTGCcaactgtatgccaggcactaagTAAATAGCCATATAACATGGATAATATTATCTTCACTCTAGCAATGAAGGAAATGAAGCTTAGCAAGGTTAAGTAACGGGGCAGGGTCCCCTCAAtccagtaagtgacagagctagaGCTGAGAGATGAACCCAGGACTAAAGATTGTAGAACTGACCTGAGTACGGTACTGATGGAATTCTTGCAGAAACATAGTTTCTTGGTCCTTGATGTCAGGCTACATCCTGATATCCCTTACTACCTGCATCTGTCACTATTCCTAAAGCAATTTCATCTCTCTGCTGGCTACTTCTAATATAATATGAgcagacttaaaaaaacaaaaaacaatcattCAACTTAGCTTTATGCATAAAGTCAGAGTGAACTCAATACATAAATCTCAAAATTGTGACTGTGGGCTTTGTGCCCTCTGTGTTAATGAGATAAGAGAGACCTCTAGGTAAGTGAGGTTTTTCTGTAGgttttcaaaaatcaaagaagCCTAGGAAAGAACACTGCTGAAAATCTATGATCTTCAAGGTCTGGGTTGAATTCAACTGAATTCAACAACCAAAAAGTTAACATATAAGATGCTtagcatgtgccaggcattattctaacTGCTTCAGTCATGCtagcttatttaatcttcacaatggcTTGAGAAGATAGGTACTGTTAGCTCTCTTTTACAGAGGAGCAAACAGGCACAGCtaggtaacttgctcaaagtcacacagccagtatgcaggaaagccaggattcaaatccagcaGTTTGGGTCCCCATCCACTTGGTCTTACTCCATCTCTAACACTTACTTAGTACCTACTAACCACAAAAGGCTACGCCATTTACTGCAAATCGACCAGGTAAACGTTCCCTAAATTGCACGTATTTTTATTGAGCATATTGTGTgcttccaaaagaaaatgaaattaaacttcTTTTCAAACATGGGGTAAATGGTGGTAATATGGACTTGGGACAACCactgttgtttccattttctgaCACAGCAGAGTCTAAAGGAAAAAACTTTAATCTGAACCAAAAGGAAACTTGGTAACACCATAGTCTATTTTCTCTAAACTTAAAAATAGTTCCAATGGCAAAGAAGCTGCCAAGGAGAATCCAGACTTTTGTTTCAGCACAGAGTTCCCaaccttcctcttttcctttgcaACATAAACAGTATAAATAAAGATGGGGCACAGTGTTTAACCTTgctggtagggatccctgggtggcgcagtggtttagcgcctgcctttggcccagggcgcaatcctggagacccgggatcgaatcccacgtcgggctcccggtgcatggagcctgcttctccctctgcctgtgtctctgccccccacccctctttctgtgactatcattaataaaaaaaataaataaaaaaaaagacttaaaaaaaaaaaaccttgctggtAAATTAAGAAGTTGAATATTATAATTACAATGAAAtagcattctatttatttttaaaaattgccaaaaggttgctatttttttaagttataaagtCCTAGGAAGGGTTTGGAAAACCTGTGTATATCAGGTAGCATTTTGAACTAGTGCAATTATTTTTAGAGTGCAATCTGGCCTctgaaatatttaccaaatgttTCTATCTTTTGGCTCGGTGATTCTGTTTCTGAGAATTATTGTAAAAAACTTAATtcgaaagaaaaacaaagtggttGATAAAAAAACTTCTTGTTAGAGATTCAtaatgctgaaaactataaacaacTTATATTCTGACAAGGGAGGTTTCATATTAATTGTGGTATACTATCTATCAACTCAAAGTGGCCAGTCAAGACAATAGATGAAAAAGTCTATCAAACTGTCACTTTAAAGAGTAATTCAATTAACTAGGGGAACCAACAATTGTAATAATATAACAGAATGGAAT is drawn from Vulpes lagopus strain Blue_001 chromosome 8, ASM1834538v1, whole genome shotgun sequence and contains these coding sequences:
- the CCDC25 gene encoding coiled-coil domain-containing protein 25 isoform X1, whose protein sequence is MVFYFTSSSVNSSAYTIYMGKDKYESKFSKALILKFPADEDLIKHGWPEDIWFHVDKLSSAHVYLRLHKGEKIEDIPKEVLMDCAHLVKANSIQGCKMNNVNVVYTPWSNLKKTADMDVGQIGFHRQKDVKIVTVEKKVNEILNRLEKTKMERFPDLAAEKECRDREERNEKKAQIQEMKRREKEEMKKKREMDELRSYSSLMKVENMSSNQDGNDSDEFM
- the CCDC25 gene encoding coiled-coil domain-containing protein 25 isoform X2, whose translation is MVFYFTSSSVNSSAYTIYMGKDKYENEDLIKHGWPEDIWFHVDKLSSAHVYLRLHKGEKIEDIPKEVLMDCAHLVKANSIQGCKMNNVNVVYTPWSNLKKTADMDVGQIGFHRQKDVKIVTVEKKVNEILNRLEKTKMERFPDLAAEKECRDREERNEKKAQIQEMKRREKEEMKKKREMDELRSYSSLMKVENMSSNQDGNDSDEFM